The Phaeocystidibacter marisrubri genomic interval TCTCGCGTTCATCAACCTGTAGGATTGTTACATGGAGGTGCTACAGTAGCCCTTTGTGAATCTTTAGGAAGTGGAGCCTCAATGATGTTTGTAGATGATCCCGATAAGTATGTGGCGGTAGGAATAGAGATTTCTGCAAACCACGTGAGAAGTATTACCAAAGGGATGGTGTATTGTACCGGAAAGATTATCCACAAAGGACGATCTACCCATCTCTGGGAAATGAAGGTGGAGGATGAAAACGGCAAGTTGATTTCTTTTTGCAAGATGACTAATATGATTGTTCCTCGTGCCAGCAAGCAAAAGTGAACATAGTAATATCCTAATTTGGCGCATCCCCGGTCTGCCCACTCAAGGGTGGAAGCTTTCGGAAGATGTGCCAGAGCGACTAGGTGATACGAAAGTTCACGTGAGTCCATTCATAGGGCGTGCCACTACTTTTCATGCCGAAGGTCCATTGGATGCTGCGGAACTTTGGCCTTCTATCAACGCCCAAAATATCCATGAGCTGGCGGATGTTCATTCCGATTCTAAGGAAGCGCACATAGAGCGAGTGCGAGCAGCTGTAAAGCAGATTGTTCAGAATCATCTGCGAAAAGTGGTCATTGCACGAAGAGAAGATTTGGAAATGGAGCTAGACTATGCGTCCACTTTCCAAAAACTAGTAAATGCTTATCCGCAAGCTATTGTTTATGCCCTTTTTATTGAAGGCCGACTATGGATGGGAGCTACTCCAGAAACGCTGTTAACGTCAGATGAGCACGCCATTTATACCATGGCTCTTGCGGGGACGCGTAAACCTGATGGACCTGAGTTTACTGAAAAAGAGTACGATGAACAGTTGGCGGTCACAGAATCGATCAACGATACGCTGCTTCAGTTGGGGTCTGCTAAGGTAGATGCCAAAGGTCCTGAAATAATTGCAGCAGGTCCCGTTCAACACTTGATTACCCGTATCACTGCGGGATTGCCCAATGAAGGGACTCCTGTGGACTGGGCACATTCGCTCCATCCAACCCCTGCTGTGTGCGGAATGCCCAAACGCGATGCCTTGTCCATTATTGACGCACTCGAGAATTTCAACCGAGAGCTCTACGCAGGGTATTTAGGGTGGACATCCGAAGAGAACTCCAGATTTTATGTAAATCTTCGATGTATGCAGGTTGGGCAAAAGCGTGTAGCTTTATACGCTGGTGGAGGAATTACGGCTTTGTCGGATCCCGAAGCCGAATGGGAGGAAACAGTGATTAAACTGAATACTCTCAAAAGCGTTATTACTCAGGAATAACTATCCCTCATGAATTACTCCGATAAGCGGAACGTACAGTCCCTTCTCGAAATCGCCTATTTCCATGGTATTCGAACGGTGGTGTTTTCACCCGGATCTCGAAATGCCCCCTTGGTGATTGCCTTTCAACGCGATGATCGTTTTGAAAAGGTCATCATTCCAGATGAGCGAAGTGCTGCGTTTTTCGCCTTGGGTGTGATTCAAGAGCGGAGAGAACCCGTTGCGGTTTGTTGTACTTCTGGTTCTGCAGCAGCCAATTATTTGCCTGCTGTGGTGGAGGCATTCTATCAGCGGTTACCCTTGGTTCTTCTCACCGCTGATCGTCCACGAGAATGGGTAGATCAAGGCGAAGGACAAACCATTCGTCAGGAGGGTTTATACCGAGAACACGTGGTGGCAGAAGCCAATCTGTTGGTGGATAGTCCGAGTGAAGCCGATCGTGCTTACAACGACAGAATTCTGAATGAAGCACTGAGTATGGCGGCCTTGCGAGAAGGTCCAATTCACGTGAATTTGCCGTTTGAAGAGCCCTTGTACGGACTTACGGAAGAGCGTTTCATTCCGAAGAAAATTGCGGTAGTTGGCGGTCGACCACAATTGTCGAAGACCGAACTGGCGGAGGTGATTGATATCTGGAATACGGCCTCAAAGAAGTGGGTTCTTGTGGGACAATTACTTCCAGGTCCTCATTGGGCCGATGCCATTCATCAATTGGCAAAAGATGGAAGTACTTTGATTTGGACAGAGTCGACAACTAATTTGCCAGAAGAAGCCACTATTGGTCATATTGATCGAGTAATCAATACGTTGTCAGATACAGATCTCGATGACTTGGTGCCCGATGTGCTTCTCACTTTTGGAGGAGCGATTGTCTCGAAGAAGGTGAAAGCCCTCCTTCGCAAGAATCCACCGAAGTATCACATT includes:
- a CDS encoding PaaI family thioesterase, translated to MTKEEKLAHFNAISTNTLMETLEIKYIDFGEDWVKASMPVNSRVHQPVGLLHGGATVALCESLGSGASMMFVDDPDKYVAVGIEISANHVRSITKGMVYCTGKIIHKGRSTHLWEMKVEDENGKLISFCKMTNMIVPRASKQK
- a CDS encoding chorismate-binding protein, with translation MPERLGDTKVHVSPFIGRATTFHAEGPLDAAELWPSINAQNIHELADVHSDSKEAHIERVRAAVKQIVQNHLRKVVIARREDLEMELDYASTFQKLVNAYPQAIVYALFIEGRLWMGATPETLLTSDEHAIYTMALAGTRKPDGPEFTEKEYDEQLAVTESINDTLLQLGSAKVDAKGPEIIAAGPVQHLITRITAGLPNEGTPVDWAHSLHPTPAVCGMPKRDALSIIDALENFNRELYAGYLGWTSEENSRFYVNLRCMQVGQKRVALYAGGGITALSDPEAEWEETVIKLNTLKSVITQE
- the menD gene encoding 2-succinyl-5-enolpyruvyl-6-hydroxy-3-cyclohexene-1-carboxylic-acid synthase is translated as MNYSDKRNVQSLLEIAYFHGIRTVVFSPGSRNAPLVIAFQRDDRFEKVIIPDERSAAFFALGVIQERREPVAVCCTSGSAAANYLPAVVEAFYQRLPLVLLTADRPREWVDQGEGQTIRQEGLYREHVVAEANLLVDSPSEADRAYNDRILNEALSMAALREGPIHVNLPFEEPLYGLTEERFIPKKIAVVGGRPQLSKTELAEVIDIWNTASKKWVLVGQLLPGPHWADAIHQLAKDGSTLIWTESTTNLPEEATIGHIDRVINTLSDTDLDDLVPDVLLTFGGAIVSKKVKALLRKNPPKYHIHVDFKWPQPDTYRALTHGVIARPEEFLSHFLPNIQPSNSAYRSTWMEVAQKRREAHNRYAVSAPFSDFYLFRDTLKRIPSDWKLQIANSSVIRYVQLFDDGRENLHFSNRGTAGIDGSSSTAVGMAWASKEPVLLLTGDVSFFYDSNAFFNKVVPPSMRILLIHNGGGGIFRFIQGPSSTDALEEYFETKHATSAKGIAESYGLNHREVRVEEEWLEGLSWLLQEGDGPRLLEVYTPGEKNADVLKSYFSFLREEA